The following proteins are co-located in the Pedobacter sp. FW305-3-2-15-E-R2A2 genome:
- a CDS encoding IS256 family transposase, protein MQAEDFLNDDFLKQFKDGKDFMSFMDQMYKRGVEKMLEGELDSHLGYVKHDKQRKQTDNSRNGYGEKKVKTEHGELDVKVPRDRDSSFDPQILPKRSKLSEGIEKLVVSLYAKGMSNADIEEELRELYDFRLPPSTISTITARVTDDILAWQNRPLDPVYMIVWMDGIVFKVRESNKVINKTIYLAVGLNMEGRKEVLGLWLGKNESSAFWMSVLTDLQTRGVQDILITCTDNLGGFTQTIRSVFPQSTTQICVVHQIRNACKYVVWKDKKPFTEDMKPIYSAPNKQAAEAELTTFELKWGIKYPYAIRSWRINWDDLTAFFEFPLEIRKIIYTTNLIENLNGKIRKYTKNKMSFPTDEAVKKSVYLALMEATKKWTMPIHNWPLIINQFIAIFEQRVKV, encoded by the coding sequence ATGCAAGCAGAAGATTTTTTAAATGACGATTTCCTTAAACAGTTTAAGGACGGCAAAGATTTCATGAGCTTCATGGATCAGATGTATAAACGAGGCGTTGAAAAGATGCTTGAAGGGGAGCTTGATTCTCATCTGGGCTATGTTAAGCACGATAAACAACGCAAACAAACCGATAATTCCCGTAATGGTTATGGCGAAAAGAAGGTAAAAACAGAACATGGAGAACTGGATGTCAAAGTCCCCAGAGACCGGGATTCCAGTTTTGATCCACAGATCCTTCCCAAACGGAGTAAACTCTCAGAAGGCATAGAAAAGTTGGTAGTTTCTTTATATGCCAAGGGGATGTCCAATGCTGACATTGAAGAAGAACTTCGTGAGTTATATGACTTTCGTTTACCACCCTCTACCATTTCGACCATAACAGCAAGAGTAACTGATGATATTTTAGCCTGGCAGAATCGCCCACTTGATCCGGTATATATGATTGTGTGGATGGATGGCATTGTTTTCAAAGTAAGAGAAAGTAATAAGGTCATCAATAAAACGATCTATCTGGCTGTTGGACTTAATATGGAAGGCCGTAAGGAAGTATTGGGGCTATGGCTGGGAAAGAATGAAAGTAGTGCTTTTTGGATGAGTGTGCTCACTGATTTGCAGACCAGAGGTGTTCAGGATATTCTGATCACATGCACCGATAACCTGGGTGGCTTTACTCAGACCATCCGTTCTGTATTTCCGCAATCTACCACTCAGATTTGTGTGGTTCATCAGATTCGTAATGCCTGCAAGTATGTGGTATGGAAGGATAAAAAGCCATTTACGGAAGATATGAAGCCCATTTATTCAGCTCCCAATAAGCAGGCAGCAGAAGCTGAACTCACAACATTTGAGTTAAAATGGGGAATAAAATATCCTTATGCGATTCGAAGCTGGCGGATAAACTGGGATGACCTGACGGCATTTTTTGAGTTCCCCCTGGAAATCAGGAAAATCATTTATACAACTAATTTAATTGAAAATTTGAATGGAAAGATCAGAAAATACACCAAAAATAAAATGTCTTTTCCAACCGATGAGGCTGTGAAAAAATCTGTTTACCTGGCCTTAATGGAAGCCACTAAAAAGTGGACGATGCCCATTCATAACTGGCCGTTGATTATAAATCAGTTTATTGCTATTTTTGAACAAAGGGTTAAGGTCTGA